From Musa acuminata AAA Group cultivar baxijiao chromosome BXJ3-8, Cavendish_Baxijiao_AAA, whole genome shotgun sequence, one genomic window encodes:
- the LOC103995644 gene encoding AP-5 complex subunit mu, translating into MPSSSPCSIRALWILSSQDNVAFSRRFPVVEKRWRLACARENERSESVGYSVLSLLPTDPELVSAFSERKRREGSAQGFGIRLAQSTQGSDSWVDDPITRHIISLSIKREGGEEEFMLWPLVLHTKGSYYIIILPFVEPQQFKAYEKLCTRSDCGGSVGEEYSLSSLLYNLPCITGAIMVAHTVGDIITGDVVDPDVVISSSPSVGGLLDSLTGSIGISARAKPVGASVAASSTSGASAVGTIAMDASKSTSRPIDKDALLTFLSSSMPFGTPLDLDFAHVSVIKAHGFSSSDLPPAELKQPAWKPYLHKGKQRMLFMIHETINAAMYDRDEIPDSISITGQVNCRADLEGLPDVSLPLSGLKNASMEIVSFHHCVQVSEHGDDKQALMFSPPLGNFVLMRYQALCGPDPPVKGFYQLSMVSEDEGAFLFKLQLMEGYRAPFSMDFCTVSMPFPRRRVLSFDGNPSTGTVSMTEHSLEWKIVTSGRGITGKSIEATFPGTIKFFSRTIQRGPSLPRSVSRNMVEEDTHSDAEQDTANNTLNIEDNLMEKMNKDLESVDLEEPFCWQAYNYAKVSFKIIGGTLSGMSIDPKSVSIYPALKAPVELSMQASSGEYILWNTLGKCPSAVSPKVY; encoded by the exons ATGCCTTCATCGTCGCCTTGTAGCATCAGAGCCCTTTGGATCCTCAGCTCTCAGGACAACGTCGCCTTCTCCAG GAGATTTCCGGTGGTGGAGAAAAGGTGGCGTTTGGCCTGTGCGAGAGAGAACGAGAGATCAGAGTCTGTTGGGTACAGCGTGCTGTCTCTGCTACCGACGGATCCTGAACTGGTTTCCGCTTTTTctgagaggaagaggag GGAGGGTTCCGCACAAGGATTTGGCATCCGCCTCGCTCAGTCAACTCAAGGATCAGATTCCTGGGTTGATGATCCAATCACACGTCACATTATATCACTCTCCATTAAAAGAGAGGGTGGCGAAGAAGAATTTATGTTATGGCCGTTGGTTTTACATACAAAGGGCAGTTATTATATTATCATTTTGCCTTTTGTTGAGCCTCAACAGTTTAAAGCATATGAGAAATTGTGCACAAGATCTGATTGTGGTGGTTCAGTGGGGGAGGAATACAGCCTCTCGTCCCTTTTATACAATCTACCATGCATCACAGG AGCAATTATGGTGGCACACACTGTGGGGGACATAATTACTGGTGACGTTGTTGACCCTGATGTGGTCATTAGTTCATCTCCATCTGTAGGAGGGTTGTTGGACTCACTGACTGGTAGTATAGGCATATCGGCCAGGGCAAAACCTGTTGGAGCTTCTGTAGCAGCCTCAAGTACTTCAGGTGCTTCTGCAGTTGGTACTATAGCAATGGATGCTTCCAAAAGCACATCCAGACCAATAGACAAAGATGCATTGCTTACTTTTCTGAGCAGCTCAATGCCCTTTG GAACGCCTCTTGACCTAGACTTTGCACATGTATCTGTAATCAAGGCCCATGGTTTTTCTTCTTCAGATTTGCCACCTGCAGAACTCAAGCAACCAGCCTGGAAGCCATATTTACACAAAGGAAAGCAGCGGATGTTGTTCATGATTCATGAGACGATAAATGCTGCCATGTACGACCGTGATGAAATACCAGATTCAATTTCAATTACAGGTCAAGTAAACTGCAGAGCGGACTTAGAAGGATTGCCTGATGTTTCCTTACCTCTGAGTGGACTGAAGAATGCTAGCATGGAAATAGTATCATTTCACCATTGTGTTCAGGTATCAGAACATGGTGATGATAAACAAGCTCTAATGTTTTCTCCGCCACTTGGGAATTTTGTTTTGATGCGTTATCAGGCCTTATGTGGTCCTGATCCACCAGTAAAAGGCTTTTACCAGTTATCTATGGTCTCTGAGGATGAAGGTGCATTTTTGTTCAAGTTGCAGTTGATGGAGGGTTACAGGGCTCCTTTTTCTATGGACTTTTGTACTGTTTCCATGCCATTTCCACGTAGAAGAGTGCTATCTTTTGATGGGAATCCTTCAACTGGAACAGTTTCAATGACAGAGCATTCCTTGGAATGGAAAATTGTTACAAGTGGCAGGGGTATCACCGGTAAAAGCATTGAGGCAACTTTTCCAGGTACAATAAAATTTTTTTCAAGGACAATCCAGAGGGGTCCTTCACTACCGAGGTCAGTTTCAAGAAATATGGTTGAAGAAGATACTCATAGTGATGCTGAGCAGGACACTGCTAATAATACTCTCAACATTGAGGATAATTTGATGGAAAAAATGAATAAGGACTTAGAGTCAGTAGATTTGGAAGAGCCATTTTGTTGGCAAGCATACAATTATGCAAAG GTTTCTTTTAAGATTATTGGAGGCACGCTATCTGGAATGTCAATAGATCCAAAATCG GTAAGCATCTATCCGGCTTTGAAAGCACCAGTTGAACTCTCTATGCAG GCATCCTCCGGAGAGTACATATTGTGGAATACTTTGGGAAAATGCCCTTCTGCTGTTTCTCCTAAAGTTTATTGA
- the LOC135644028 gene encoding uncharacterized protein LOC135644028 — translation MRLASRSLHKGTMMAGNNRKKSYGLLLLLALGAAFLSVIVLQKLRERRVLGLLLQDREHELLAFELLLQKERETTKEMKSRLDDLRNKTISLSQQKSELYNKLTETEMMFAELKRTKKEMEATLQDKENQIIQITKQAAASVVADRKASDLTEILKKKEDEIEEMKHKLSEVHQPENITTEDDIVRNVTGPDYTKENEDLQDRSLASTNPGDRKTSEEKTQVGGANEDNSSKGTWVKLETIFENEGLKDESESNDEQIAPEVSQENQLEKIEVSQGSEHSKKQGEIEQEIPPEAEERTKKLNDEETVVAGDNKPKVTEMEEKEQWGPEDDSSGKLKNSRFSNEQKVSTDLKEVTAIDGPKMKHRHHKRTKTRSRRRQVVPKGMELEKSAWEDNRVTPENESQVIRTETEDLTTDAGSSKGDDKEQANHTNDVSVKMTTSLHENEVPKTMENKERNKEDEIEGSIHITDDNPKSEHAAKGSFSGTNELDGPESLSDSKSQNHESSEDIQQPGGESSTGSEHEGEEKEAVSTDDKLTESEKPQNDDSVKPNDGNPHNDDQEVTVSST, via the exons ATGAGATTGGCATCGAGGTCCCTACACAAGGGCACCATGATGGCAGGCAATAACAGGAAGAAGTCCTATGGTCTGCTGCTGCTTCTGGCACTTGGAGCAGCATTTCTGAGCGTCATCGTGCTGCAGAAGTTGAGGGAGAGACGTGTCCTCGGCCTCCTCCTCCAGGACCGAGAGCATGAGCTGCTTGCTTTTGAGCTACTTTTACAG AAAGAAAGAGAGACTACCAAAGAAATGAAAAGCAGATTGGATGACTTGAGAAACAAAACAATTTCTTTAAGCCAACAAAAATCCGAGCTTTACAACAAGCTCACAGAAACAGAAATGATGTTTGCCGAACTCAAAAGGACAAAAAAAGAGATGGAAGCAACCCTTCAGGACAAGGAGAACCAGATCattcaaataacaaaacaagcaGCAGCATCCGTAGTGGCAGACCGCAAAGCATCTGATCTTACtgaaattttgaagaaaaaagaagatgaaattgAAGAAATGAAACATAAACTTTCAGAAGTACACCAACCTGAGAACATTACCACAGAAGATGACATTGTTAGGAATGTGACAGGTCCTGATTACACCAAAGAAAATGAAGATCTCCAAGATAGATCATTAGCAAGTACAAATCCTGGTGACAGGAAAACTTCAGAAGAGAAAACACAAGTTGGTGGTGCAAATGAAGACAATTCCAGCAAAGGAACATGGGTGAAGCTTGAGACCATCTTTGAGAATGAAGGCTTGAAAGATGAAAGTGAAAGCAATGATGAACAAATTGCACCAGAAGTTTCACAGGAGAATCAGCTGGAAAAGATTGAAGTTTCTCAGGGTAGTGAACACTCAAAAAAGCAGGGAGAAATAGAACAAGAAATTCCACCGGAGGCTGAAGAACGTACCAAGAAACTTAACGATGAAGAGACTGTGGTTGCTGGTGATAACAAACCTAAGGTAACAGAAATGGAGGAAAAAGAACAATGGGGTCCTGAAGATGATAGCTCAGGAAAACTAAAGAACTCTCGGTTCAGCAATGAACAAAAGGTAAGTACAGATCTCAAAGAGGTTACGGCCATTGATGGCCCCAAAATGAAACATCGGCATCACAAAAGGACAAAAACAAGAAGTAGAAGACGACAAGTAGTTCCAAAAGGAATGGAACTAGAGAAGTCTGCTTGGGAGGACAATAGGGTTACACCAGAAAATGAAAGTCAGGTAATAAGAACCGAAACAGAAGATTTGACAACAGATGCTGGAAGCAGCAAAGGTGATGATAAAGAACAAGCAAACCATACAAATGATGTAAGTGTCAAAATGACCACAAGTCTTCATGAGAATGAGGTTCCTAAAACTATGGAAAACAAGGAAAGAAATAAAGAAGATGAAATTGAAGGAAGCATACATATTACTGATGATAATCCCAAATCAGAACATGCAGCAAAAGGGTCATTTTCCGGCACCAACGAACTAGATGGTCCAGAAAGCCTTTCAGATAGCAAATCACAAAATCATGAGAGCAGTGAAGATATTCAGCAACCTGGAGGAGAGAGTTCTACTGGAAGTGAAcacgagggagaagaaaaggaagcagTCTCAACAGATGACAAACTGACAGAATCTGAGAAGCCTCAAAATGATGACTCGGTGAAACCAAATGACGGTAATCCTCACAATGACGACCAAGAAGTAACGGTTAGTTCAACATAA
- the LOC103995641 gene encoding vesicle-associated protein 4-2 gives MAIENGRVGAAVEGKGWGLCRMPFFGGGGAGGSSSLNSSSAYSLTQQQHRPTGQGQPEARRRGSGGSSVSSVAKALLPTRRRLRLDPTTKIYFPYEPGKQVRSAVKIKNTSKSHVAFKFQTTAPKSCFMRPPGGILSPGESIIATVFKFVEPPENNEKPLEQKCKVKFKIVSLKVEGPMEYVPELFDEQKDHVAVEQILRVVFLDPERPSPQLEKLKRQLAEADAALEARKKPPEDTGPRIVGEGLVIDEWKERRERYLARQQVEGVDSV, from the exons ATGGCGATAGAGAATGGAAGGGTCGGGGCGGCGGTCGAGGGGAAGGGGTGGGGCCTCTGTCGGATGCCCTTCTTCGGCGGCGGCGGGGCCGGAGGTTCCTCGTCGTTGAACTCTTCCTCGGCTTATAGCTTGACGCAGCAGCAGCACCGACCGACCGGGCAGGGCCAGCCGGAGGCTCGGCGGCGCGGCTCCGGCGGCAGTTCCGTGTCGTCGGTGGCCAAGGCGCTGCTGCCCACCCGGCGCCGCCTCCGTCTAGATCCAACCACTAAGATCTACTTTCCAT atgaacCTGGCAAGCAGGTCAGgagtgcagttaagataaagaacaCCAGCAAGTCTCATGTGGCATTTAAG TTTCAAACAACTGCACCAAAGAGTTGTTTTATGCGGCCTCCTGGAGGTATACTTTCTCCTGGCGAGAGTATCATTGCTACAG TTTTCAAGTTTGTTGAGCCtccagagaataacgagaaaccaCTGGAGCAAAAGTGCAAGGTTAAATTTAAGATTGTCAGTCTAAAGGTGGAAGGACCTATGGAATATGTTCCAGAATTG TTTGATGAGCAGAAAGACCACGTTGCAGTGGAGCAGATTCTGCGGGTTGTGTTCTTAGACCCTGAACGACCAAGTCCT CAATTGGAGAAGTTGAAGCGACAGCTAGCAGAGGCTGATGCAGCTTTAGAGGCACGCAAGAAACCTCCTGAAGATACAGGACCTCGGATTGTCGGAGAGGGGCTCGTCATAGATGAATGG AAAGAACGAAGAGAAAGATATCTGGCTCGCCAGCAGGTTGAAGGGGTTGATTCAGTGTAA
- the LOC135644116 gene encoding ubiquitin carboxyl-terminal hydrolase 14-like, with translation MELLRSHLSRVRIPEPTNRIYKTECCISFDTPRSEGGLYVDLSSFIAFGKEGVGWNYEKSGNPVYLHIQQRPKPVPEDRPLKKPTLLAIGVDGGFDHEETEYEETYSIVMLPDYMSLPFPSVELPEKVRLAVDAILIAEGAKHNEQLASWTAEKKKVSAYAMNLQQINNGVVVPPYGWKCCKCDKSDNLWLNLTDGMILCGRRNWDGSGGNNHATEHYEETRYPLAVKLGTITADLDGADVFSYPEDVTVEDPLLAEHLEFFGIDFSSLQKTEMTTTEKELDQNMNFDWNRIQESGQQVEPLFGPGYTGLVNLGNSCYMASIMQVVFTTRAFISRYYEHQSLKMAFLMAPSDPTVDLNAQLTKLAHGLLSGKYSFPVQEKQEGIPLHMFKTIIAANHREFSSMRQQDALEFFLYFLDQVERGNAGKPELDPSRSFKFIIEERLQCPSGKVAYNKRSDYILSLTIPLHKATNGEQLEAFDKLKAEKKLEGKDIASGEIVRPRVPLEACLDCFSAPEEVHDFYSSALNAKITAIKTAGLSTFPDYLVLHMQKFVLEEGWVPKKLDVYIDVPDVIDITHMRSKGLQPGEELLPETGPCEVEPTHFVASEDIVSKLAAMGFNYVHCQKAAINTANAGVEEAMTWLLSHMNDSDIDDPISQNPHTMELQSVDEASVETLISFGFQEGVAKKALKASGGDIEKATDWIFNHPEASSSVDTELTSSGVQADDPAVPDGSGRYKLMALVSHIGTSTQCGHYVAHVYKDGRWVIFNDNKVGASIDPPKDMGYLYFFSRIDG, from the exons CGAGGACCGGCCTCTCAAGAAGCCTACCCTCCTCGCGATCG GTGTGGATGGAGGATTTGACCATGAAGAAACTGAATATGAAGAGACTTACAGCATTGTCATGTTGCCTGATTATATGTCTCTTCCATTTCCATCGGTTGAGTTGCCAGAAAAG GTTAGGTTGGCAGTTGATGCCATTTTGATAGCCGAGGGTGCTAAACACAATGAGCAATTAGCATCTTGGACTGCAGAGAAGAAGAAAGTTAGTGCTTATGCAATGAATCTGCAACAGATTAATAATGGTGTTGTGGTGCCTCCATATGGCTGGAAATGCTGCAAATGTGATAAGTCTGATAATCTCTGGCTAAACTTAACTGATGGCATGATACTTTGTGGTCGTAGAAATTGGGATGGAAGTGGTGGCAATAATCACGCAACTGAACATTACGAGGAGACACGGTATCCTCTAGCTGTGAAACTTGGTACCATAACTGCTGATTTGGACGGTGCAG ATGTTTTCTCTTACCCTGAGGATGTTACCGTTGAGGATCCTTTATTGGCTGAACATCTAGAATTTTTTGGTATCGATTTCTCATCATTGCAAAAG ACAGAAATGACTACCACTGAAAAGGAACTTGACCAGAACATGAATTTTGACTGGAACCGTATTCAGGAAAGTGGGCAGCAAGTGGAGCCCTTATTTGGTCCAGGATATACTGGCCTTGTTAATCTTGGAAATAG CTGCTATATGGCTTCAATAATGCAAGTTGTTTTTACAACTCGTGCTTTCATCTCTAG ATATTATGAACACCAGAGTTTGAAGATGGCTTTTCTGATGGCTCCTTCTGATCCAACAGTAGACTTAAATGCACAGTT GACTAAACTGGCGCATGGATTGCTATCTGGTAAATATTCTTTTCCAGTTCAAGAG AAGCAAGAAGGTATTCCCCTTCACATGTTTAAAACAATTATTGCTGCCAATCATCGTGAGTTTTCAAGTATGAGGCAACAG GATGCATTGGAGTTTTTTCTGTATTTTCTTGATCAAGTTGAACGGGGAAATGCTGGAAAACCTGAGTTGGATCCTTCAAGGAGTTTTAAGTTTATTATTGAAGAGAGGCTTCAGTGTCCCTCTGGAAAAGTTGCTTATAATAAAAGATCAGATTATATTCTTTCTCTGACAATACCGTTGCACAAGGCTACTAATGgag AACAGCTTGAAGCCTTTGACAAGCTGAAGGCCGAAAAAAAATTGGAAGGGAAGGACAT AGCTAGTGGTGAAATTGTACGACCAAGAGTTCCACTGGAAGCATGCCTAGATTGTTTTTCAGCTCCTGAGGAGGTCCATGATTTTTATAGCTCTGCGTTAAATGCTAAGATAACAGCAATAAA GACTGCTGGTTTGTCTACGTTTCCTGATTACCTGGTATTGCACATGCAGAAGTTTGTGCTGGAGGAAGGATGGGTGCCGAAGAAACTTG ATGTTTACATTGATGTGCCTGATGTAATTGATATCACACATATGCGCAGCAAAGGTTTGCAGCCAGGAGAAGAACTACTACCAGAAACAG GTCCTTGCGAGGTTGAACCCACCCATTTTGTTGCCAGTGAGGACATTGTTTCCAAACTTGCAGCTATGGGATTTAATTATGTTCACTGCCAGAAAGCTGCTATAAACACTGCCAATGCGGGGGTTGAGGAAGCAATGACTTGGTTGCTGTCTCACATGAATGATTCAG ATATTGATGATCCTATTTCACAGAACCCGCATACAATGGAACTTCAATCTGttgatgaagcaagtgttgaaactTTAATTTCATTCGGGTTTCAAGAAGGGGTTGCCAAAAAAGCATTGAAGGCCTCA GGTGGGGACATAGAGAAAGCAACCGATTGGATATTTAACCACCCTGAGGCATCTAGCTCAGTGGACACTGAATTAACCTCAAGTGGCGTTCAGGCTGATGATCCTGCAGTACCTGATGGAAGTGGCA GATACAAGCTCATGGCATTGGTCAGCCACATCGGGACCTCCACCCAGTGTGGGCATTATGTGGCTCATGTGTATAAAGATGGAAGATGGGTGATTTTCAACGACAACAAAGTTGGGGCTTCAATTGACCCACCAAAAGACATGGGATACTTGTACTTTTTCTCGAGGATAGATGGCTGA